Proteins from a single region of Microbacterium sp. zg-Y818:
- a CDS encoding SulP family inorganic anion transporter — protein sequence MARPRIEPTVLQALRSPRLLTREALAGMVVAIALIPEAIAFSLIAGVDPRVGLFSSFVMAVVIAFTGGRPAMITAATGAVALVVAPVAREYGLDYLVATVLLAGVLQILLAVLGVAKLMRFIPRSVMVGFVNALAILVFLAQMPQLIDVPWAVYPLVAAGLAILYIWPRVTKAVPAPLIAIVVLTGVVVVFGIAVPTVGDQGELPHSLPSLFLPDVPLQWETLQIIAPYALAMAMVGLLESLMTAKLVDDITDTRSSKTREAWGLGAANLASGLFGGMGGCAMIGQTMINVKASGARTRLSTFLAGVFLLILVVALGDVVAIIPMAALVAVMILVSVSTFDWHSIRPATLKRMPLGETIVMLVTVVVTVWTQNLALGVVAGVLAAMITFARRVAHFTTVTRTVSSDGDVARYTVDGELFFASSNDLTTQFEYAHDPQRVVIDMTRSHVWDASTVAAIDAIVTKYAQRGTAVELVGMNAATTALHGRLSGGVDAGS from the coding sequence GTGGCCCGCCCCCGCATAGAACCGACCGTGCTGCAGGCGCTGCGCAGTCCCCGGCTGCTGACGCGCGAGGCGCTGGCGGGCATGGTCGTCGCCATCGCGCTGATCCCCGAGGCCATCGCCTTCTCCCTCATCGCGGGGGTGGATCCCCGCGTCGGGCTCTTCTCCTCCTTCGTGATGGCCGTGGTCATCGCCTTCACCGGCGGCCGCCCGGCGATGATCACCGCGGCCACGGGAGCCGTCGCGCTCGTGGTCGCGCCGGTCGCCCGCGAGTACGGCCTCGACTACCTCGTCGCCACCGTGCTCCTGGCCGGCGTCCTGCAGATTCTGCTGGCGGTGCTCGGTGTGGCCAAACTCATGCGGTTCATCCCCCGCAGCGTCATGGTCGGCTTCGTCAACGCGCTCGCGATCCTGGTGTTCCTGGCGCAGATGCCGCAGCTGATCGACGTTCCCTGGGCGGTGTACCCGCTCGTCGCGGCGGGCCTGGCCATCCTGTACATCTGGCCCCGCGTGACCAAGGCCGTGCCCGCGCCCCTCATCGCGATCGTCGTGCTCACCGGCGTGGTCGTGGTGTTCGGCATCGCCGTGCCCACGGTGGGCGACCAGGGCGAGCTGCCCCATAGTCTGCCGTCGCTGTTCCTCCCCGACGTGCCGCTGCAATGGGAGACGCTGCAGATCATCGCGCCCTACGCCCTCGCCATGGCGATGGTGGGGCTCTTGGAGTCGCTGATGACCGCGAAGCTCGTGGACGACATCACCGACACCCGCTCCAGCAAGACCCGCGAGGCCTGGGGCCTGGGCGCGGCCAACCTCGCATCGGGACTGTTCGGTGGGATGGGCGGCTGCGCCATGATCGGCCAGACGATGATCAACGTGAAGGCCTCCGGCGCCCGCACCCGCCTCTCGACGTTCCTGGCCGGTGTCTTCCTGCTGATCCTCGTCGTGGCGCTGGGCGATGTCGTGGCGATCATCCCGATGGCCGCGCTCGTCGCCGTGATGATCCTGGTGTCGGTGTCGACGTTCGACTGGCACAGCATCCGCCCGGCGACCCTGAAGCGGATGCCGCTGGGCGAGACGATCGTCATGCTCGTCACCGTGGTCGTCACCGTGTGGACGCAGAACCTCGCCCTCGGCGTCGTGGCCGGGGTGCTGGCCGCGATGATCACGTTCGCCCGCCGCGTCGCGCACTTCACCACCGTCACGCGCACCGTGAGCTCCGACGGCGACGTGGCCCGCTACACCGTCGACGGCGAGCTCTTCTTCGCCTCCAGCAACGACCTGACCACGCAGTTCGAGTACGCCCACGACCCCCAGCGCGTCGTCATCGACATGACGCGCTCGCACGTGTGGGACGCCTCCACGGTCGCCGCCATCGACGCCATCGTCACCAAGTACGCCCAGCGCGGCACGGCAGTGGAGCTGGTCGGCATGAACGCGGCCACCACCGCCCTGCACGGCCGGCTCAGCGGCGGGGTCGACGCGGGGAGCTGA
- a CDS encoding DNA starvation/stationary phase protection protein, with product MATTKTSKTSKSAETVQKANRRKSASGGKGAKLTTEENAEKGFTASQDLSDNLQKVLVDLIELSLQGKQAHWNVVGTNFRDTHLQLDEIIEAARTFADTIAERMRALHALPDGRSDVVAETTTLAEFPQGEIATTEVIDLMTERLDDVCGTCREVHDDVDDEDPTSADLLHAILERLEQLSWMVSAENRTPKR from the coding sequence ATGGCGACGACCAAGACGAGCAAGACGAGCAAGAGCGCCGAGACCGTTCAGAAAGCCAACCGGCGCAAGAGCGCCTCGGGCGGCAAGGGCGCGAAGCTCACCACCGAGGAGAACGCCGAGAAGGGCTTCACCGCCTCGCAGGACCTCAGCGACAACCTGCAGAAGGTTCTCGTCGACCTCATCGAGCTGTCGCTGCAGGGCAAGCAGGCCCACTGGAACGTGGTGGGCACGAACTTCCGCGACACCCACCTGCAGCTGGACGAGATCATCGAGGCTGCCCGCACGTTCGCCGACACCATCGCCGAGCGCATGCGCGCGCTGCACGCCCTGCCCGACGGGCGCAGCGACGTGGTGGCCGAGACCACGACCCTCGCGGAATTCCCGCAGGGCGAGATCGCCACCACCGAGGTGATCGACCTGATGACCGAACGTCTCGACGACGTCTGCGGCACGTGCCGCGAGGTGCACGACGACGTCGACGACGAGGACCCCACGAGCGCCGACCTGCTGCACGCGATCCTGGAGCGGCTCGAGCAGCTCTCGTGGATGGTGAGCGCGGAGAATCGCACACCGAAGCGCTGA
- a CDS encoding SDR family oxidoreductase, whose translation MSRDQYTFTDPAKLYADIEPGDQEMSEPGLDAELTDKADLGEDSYRGSGRLTGRKALITGGDSGIGAATAIAFAREGADVALSYLPEEEKDAERIAGILRDAGATVLTLPGDLKDPAYCRDLVAQTVEGLGGLDILVNNAGKQVYNEDLTTLTDEQFDHTFKTNVYAMFWITKAALPHLTPGSTIINTTSIQAYSPSGILVDYASTKATINAFTKGLAEQLAPKGIRVNAVAPGPIWTPLQPTDGQPPEKLEEFGEQTPLGRMGQPAELAPAYVFLASAESSYVIGETLNVNGGMPTP comes from the coding sequence ATGTCACGGGACCAGTACACGTTCACCGACCCGGCAAAGCTCTACGCCGACATCGAGCCCGGGGACCAGGAGATGTCGGAGCCCGGCCTGGATGCCGAGCTCACAGACAAGGCCGACCTCGGCGAGGACAGCTACCGCGGCTCCGGCCGCCTGACCGGCCGCAAGGCGCTCATCACCGGCGGCGACTCCGGCATCGGCGCCGCCACCGCGATCGCGTTCGCGCGCGAGGGCGCCGACGTCGCCCTGTCGTACCTGCCGGAGGAGGAGAAGGACGCCGAGCGCATCGCCGGCATCCTGCGCGACGCGGGCGCGACCGTGCTGACGCTGCCGGGCGACCTCAAGGACCCGGCATACTGCCGCGACCTCGTCGCCCAGACGGTCGAAGGGCTCGGGGGCCTGGACATCCTCGTCAACAACGCCGGCAAGCAGGTCTACAACGAGGACCTGACGACGCTGACCGATGAGCAGTTCGATCACACGTTCAAGACGAACGTGTACGCGATGTTCTGGATCACCAAGGCGGCGCTGCCGCACCTGACCCCGGGATCGACGATCATCAACACCACGTCGATCCAGGCGTACTCGCCGTCCGGCATCCTGGTGGACTACGCCTCGACGAAGGCCACCATCAACGCTTTCACGAAGGGCCTGGCCGAGCAGCTCGCGCCCAAGGGCATCCGGGTGAACGCCGTGGCCCCGGGACCGATCTGGACGCCGCTCCAGCCCACCGACGGCCAGCCGCCGGAGAAGCTCGAGGAGTTCGGTGAGCAGACGCCCCTCGGGCGTATGGGACAGCCCGCCGAGCTCGCGCCTGCGTACGTCTTCCTCGCTTCGGCGGAGTCCAGCTACGTCATCGGCGAGACGCTGAACGTCAACGGCGGCATGCCGACTCCCTGA
- a CDS encoding glycoside hydrolase family 15 protein, translating to MTCQPIESYAPIGDGRTVALVGADGSIDWMPLPELTSDAVFARILDDDTGGFFALAPVADFTMRRRYVPRTNVLETTFTTADGVVKVTDALVSGIAGRLPWAELARRVDGVSGRVEMAWAVRPGTSLQTASPWIESTAHGATLRCGTTAIAIVGFEHGPAEPDPDGPDGPVLAGAFTTSPDSRHLVVLAATHDEPLHFPDPRNVDAGIDRTIGNWRNWSKAFSYEGPWAAHVQRSALALKLLIYSPTGAIAAAATTSLPESPRGGKNWDYRFAWVRDLAYTANALVRFGLREETHAALSWMLRTIRAHGPDVHVMYTLDGELVPAPVVADVPGWRGIGPVVTGNPAHDQLQLGVYGDLIAICRTYVEAGNILDIDTARLLAAVADRTCDLWRNPDSGMWELPELRHYTSSKMGCWKALEDAVWLADAGIIPGGAERWRAERRRIREWIDTHGWSEERGAYVWYAGSDDLDASVLLHAPSGFDRGERMSRTIDALTAQLGAGALLYRYSGVDQEEKTFVACGFWRAHALACVGRHDEALEAMDALVAAANDVGIYAEMIDEDDGSAWGNTPQALSHLAFISAALTIREIVPEHKLRGR from the coding sequence GTGACGTGTCAGCCGATCGAGTCGTACGCACCGATCGGCGATGGCCGCACCGTGGCGCTCGTCGGAGCGGACGGCAGCATCGACTGGATGCCGCTGCCCGAGCTCACTTCGGATGCCGTGTTCGCCCGCATCCTCGACGACGACACCGGTGGGTTCTTCGCCCTCGCCCCGGTCGCGGACTTCACGATGCGCCGCCGGTACGTTCCCCGCACGAACGTGCTGGAGACGACATTCACCACCGCCGACGGCGTGGTGAAGGTGACCGACGCGCTGGTGTCGGGCATCGCCGGGCGGCTGCCGTGGGCCGAGCTCGCGCGCCGCGTCGACGGGGTGTCCGGGCGGGTGGAGATGGCGTGGGCGGTGCGCCCCGGCACGTCGCTGCAGACCGCCTCGCCGTGGATCGAGTCAACGGCTCACGGTGCCACCCTCCGCTGCGGCACGACCGCGATCGCGATCGTCGGCTTCGAGCACGGTCCCGCCGAGCCCGACCCCGACGGACCGGACGGCCCCGTGCTGGCGGGCGCCTTCACCACGTCGCCCGACTCCCGCCACCTCGTCGTCCTGGCGGCGACCCACGACGAGCCACTGCACTTCCCCGACCCGCGCAACGTCGACGCCGGCATCGACCGCACGATCGGCAACTGGCGCAACTGGTCGAAGGCGTTCTCCTACGAAGGCCCGTGGGCCGCGCACGTGCAGCGCAGCGCCCTCGCGCTGAAGCTGCTCATCTACAGCCCCACCGGCGCGATCGCCGCAGCCGCGACCACGTCGCTGCCCGAGAGCCCCCGCGGCGGCAAGAACTGGGATTACCGGTTCGCCTGGGTGCGCGACCTCGCCTACACCGCCAACGCCCTGGTGCGCTTCGGCCTGCGTGAAGAGACCCATGCCGCCCTGTCATGGATGCTGCGGACGATCCGCGCCCACGGCCCCGACGTGCACGTGATGTACACGCTCGACGGGGAGCTCGTGCCTGCACCCGTCGTCGCAGACGTTCCCGGTTGGCGCGGCATCGGCCCCGTCGTCACCGGCAACCCCGCCCACGATCAGCTGCAGCTGGGGGTCTACGGCGACCTGATCGCGATCTGCCGCACCTACGTCGAAGCGGGCAACATCCTCGACATCGACACGGCGCGGCTGCTGGCCGCCGTGGCCGACCGCACCTGCGATCTGTGGCGCAACCCCGACTCGGGCATGTGGGAGCTTCCCGAGCTGCGGCACTACACGTCGTCGAAGATGGGGTGCTGGAAGGCGCTGGAGGACGCCGTCTGGCTGGCGGACGCCGGCATCATCCCGGGAGGCGCCGAGCGCTGGCGCGCCGAGCGCCGCCGCATCCGCGAATGGATCGACACCCACGGCTGGTCCGAGGAGCGCGGCGCCTACGTCTGGTACGCCGGGTCGGACGACCTCGACGCGTCGGTGCTGCTGCACGCGCCGAGCGGGTTCGACCGCGGGGAGCGCATGTCGCGCACGATCGACGCCCTCACCGCGCAGCTGGGCGCCGGCGCCCTGCTGTACCGCTACAGCGGAGTGGACCAGGAGGAGAAGACCTTCGTCGCCTGCGGGTTCTGGCGAGCCCACGCCCTGGCGTGCGTGGGCCGGCACGACGAGGCGCTGGAGGCGATGGACGCCCTCGTCGCCGCCGCGAACGACGTCGGCATCTACGCCGAGATGATCGACGAGGACGACGGGTCGGCGTGGGGCAACACCCCGCAGGCCCTCAGCCACCTGGCGTTCATCAGCGCGGCCCTCACGATCCGAGAAATCGTCCCGGAGCACAAGCTCCGCGGCCGTTGA
- a CDS encoding NYN domain-containing protein, whose amino-acid sequence MGDAQGAWVLVDGENIDATLGGSILGRRPQPDERPRWDRILSFVEHTWRRPTRGLFFLNATTNLPMTFVQALKALGYEPVPLSGPSDAKIVDIAIQRTLQALRDRNDDVMLVSHDGDFVDDLAALADGRRLGVLGFTEFRNNGFAAIPGLEFFDLEYDAQAFDAPLPRIRVIPIEEFDPAQFLR is encoded by the coding sequence GTGGGCGACGCGCAGGGCGCATGGGTGCTGGTCGACGGCGAGAACATCGACGCGACCCTCGGTGGATCGATTCTGGGGCGTCGGCCGCAGCCCGATGAGCGGCCGCGCTGGGACCGCATCCTCTCGTTCGTGGAGCACACCTGGCGCCGGCCCACGCGGGGCCTGTTCTTCCTCAACGCCACGACCAACCTGCCGATGACGTTCGTGCAGGCGCTCAAGGCGCTGGGCTACGAGCCGGTGCCGCTGTCGGGTCCCTCCGACGCGAAGATCGTCGACATCGCCATCCAGCGCACGCTCCAGGCGCTGCGGGACCGCAATGACGACGTCATGCTCGTCAGCCACGACGGCGACTTCGTCGACGACCTCGCCGCGCTCGCCGACGGCCGGCGGCTCGGTGTGCTGGGCTTCACCGAGTTCCGCAACAACGGATTCGCGGCGATCCCTGGCCTGGAGTTCTTCGACCTCGAGTACGACGCGCAGGCGTTCGACGCCCCGCTGCCGCGCATCCGCGTGATCCCGATCGAGGAGTTCGACCCCGCGCAGTTCCTGCGCTGA
- a CDS encoding isocitrate lyase/phosphoenolpyruvate mutase family protein gives MTTQAQRAQTLSDLHAAPEILRVVNVWDVVSAKAIIDLPETRALATAGHSIAATFGYADGENIPLDLMLDMVGRIVAVAGDLPVSADLDAGFGDPGETTRRAIGVGVVGANVEDRLKPLADSVAAVEAIVAAGQAEGVPFSLNARTDAFVRAGDRPVQDSIADAIERGRAYLDAGADVVFVPGPLDADITRQLVDGIGERKVSVIGLPGALSAAEYEALGVARISYGPMTQRVALTALQDVAKSLYGDGVIPASTRALN, from the coding sequence ATGACGACCCAGGCGCAGCGCGCGCAGACCCTGTCCGACCTGCACGCCGCACCGGAGATCCTCCGCGTGGTGAACGTGTGGGATGTCGTCTCGGCGAAGGCGATCATCGACCTGCCCGAGACCCGCGCCCTCGCGACCGCCGGGCACTCCATCGCCGCGACCTTCGGGTACGCCGACGGGGAGAACATCCCGCTGGACCTCATGCTCGACATGGTGGGCCGCATCGTCGCGGTCGCCGGGGACCTGCCGGTCTCGGCAGACCTGGATGCCGGGTTCGGCGACCCGGGCGAGACCACCCGCCGCGCGATCGGCGTGGGCGTGGTCGGCGCGAACGTCGAGGACCGGCTGAAGCCGCTGGCAGACTCCGTCGCCGCCGTCGAGGCGATCGTCGCCGCCGGCCAGGCCGAAGGCGTGCCCTTCTCCCTCAACGCCCGCACCGACGCGTTCGTGCGAGCCGGCGACCGGCCCGTGCAGGATTCCATCGCCGACGCGATCGAGCGCGGCCGGGCCTACCTCGACGCCGGTGCCGACGTCGTCTTCGTCCCGGGTCCCCTCGACGCCGACATCACGCGGCAGCTCGTCGACGGGATCGGTGAGCGCAAGGTGAGCGTGATCGGGCTTCCCGGCGCGCTGTCGGCCGCCGAGTACGAGGCGCTCGGCGTCGCCCGCATTTCGTACGGGCCGATGACCCAGCGGGTGGCGCTGACGGCGCTGCAGGATGTGGCGAAGAGCCTGTACGGCGACGGAGTCATCCCGGCATCCACCCGCGCCCTGAACTGA
- a CDS encoding HNH endonuclease signature motif containing protein: MPAPQTRRARAQRRRVKRVAASGSDLTELEWFAILDAWAACAYCGADGAALQRDCVLPISRGGRYTLDNVVPACRSCNASKCNEEVTTWMRRRRLDEPAFLLRWRQIVLALAAETASAPPPTASPVADDDFPPVEGAIRDR; encoded by the coding sequence ATGCCCGCACCGCAGACCCGCCGCGCGCGGGCGCAGCGCCGCCGCGTGAAGCGCGTCGCGGCGTCGGGCAGTGACCTGACCGAACTCGAGTGGTTCGCCATCCTCGACGCGTGGGCGGCGTGCGCGTACTGCGGGGCCGATGGGGCGGCGCTGCAGCGGGACTGCGTGCTGCCGATCTCCCGGGGCGGCCGCTACACCCTGGACAACGTCGTGCCCGCGTGCCGGTCGTGCAACGCCAGCAAGTGCAACGAGGAGGTCACCACCTGGATGCGGCGCCGGCGCCTGGACGAGCCGGCTTTCCTGCTGCGGTGGCGCCAGATCGTGCTGGCCCTCGCCGCCGAGACCGCGTCCGCTCCCCCGCCCACCGCCTCACCCGTCGCGGATGACGATTTCCCGCCTGTGGAAGGCGCTATCCGCGACAGGTGA
- a CDS encoding DUF3054 domain-containing protein: protein MTRSAVTAFALDIVLVALFAAIGRASHDSAPFGLGLVTTAWPFLAALVVGWVVTLAWRRPAAPVRTGLGVWAVTVAGGMVLRAVTGQGTALPFIIVATLTLLLLLVGWRVVATLMQARRRAQDGRSSHRAPSAPHAGRS from the coding sequence ATGACCCGCTCCGCCGTCACCGCCTTCGCCCTCGACATCGTGCTCGTCGCGCTCTTCGCCGCCATAGGCCGGGCGAGCCACGACTCCGCGCCCTTCGGACTCGGGCTGGTGACCACCGCGTGGCCGTTCCTGGCCGCGCTCGTGGTCGGCTGGGTGGTGACGCTCGCCTGGCGCCGACCGGCCGCGCCGGTGCGCACCGGCCTCGGCGTCTGGGCGGTCACGGTCGCCGGTGGCATGGTGCTGCGCGCCGTGACCGGCCAGGGCACGGCGCTCCCCTTCATCATCGTGGCGACGCTCACGCTGCTGCTGCTCCTCGTGGGCTGGCGCGTGGTCGCGACCCTCATGCAGGCGCGGCGGCGCGCCCAGGACGGTCGGTCGTCCCACCGGGCCCCTTCCGCGCCCCACGCGGGACGTTCCTGA
- a CDS encoding LLM class flavin-dependent oxidoreductase has product MQRFGTLSFGHYGPLGGGRELTAGDSMRQAIDLAQGMDDLGVNGTYFRVHHFARQQASPMPLLSAIAATTKNIEVGTGVIDMRYENPLHLAEEAAAVDLISDGRLALGVSRGSPETVVRGYEAFGYTGSTDPRGADIARSHFDLFLRAIDGEGLAERDPQSPFGGDTGMQRVEPYSPGLRSRVWWGAGNRDSAAWAGTMGVNLMSSTLLTEDRGVPFDVLQAQQIDAFRAAWREAGHPREPRVSVSRSIFPITTAEDELYFGHASEGEGVGYIDGIRSTFGKTYAASPDALVEQLKQDAAIASADTLMLTIPSQLGVAFNLRIIESFAKHVAPALGWKPSTEDRVDAHAL; this is encoded by the coding sequence ATGCAACGCTTCGGAACGCTCTCGTTCGGCCACTATGGACCCCTCGGCGGAGGGCGGGAGCTGACCGCCGGCGACTCGATGCGCCAGGCCATCGACCTCGCGCAGGGCATGGACGACCTCGGGGTAAATGGCACGTACTTCCGCGTCCACCACTTCGCGCGCCAGCAGGCCTCGCCCATGCCACTGCTCTCGGCGATCGCCGCGACGACCAAGAACATCGAGGTCGGCACCGGCGTCATCGACATGCGGTACGAGAACCCGCTGCACCTCGCCGAAGAGGCCGCCGCGGTCGACCTGATCAGCGACGGCCGGCTCGCCCTCGGCGTCAGCCGCGGCTCACCCGAGACCGTCGTGCGCGGCTACGAGGCATTCGGCTACACCGGTTCCACAGACCCGCGCGGTGCCGACATCGCCCGCAGCCACTTCGACCTGTTCCTGCGGGCCATCGACGGCGAGGGACTGGCCGAGCGCGACCCGCAGAGCCCGTTCGGCGGGGACACCGGCATGCAGAGGGTGGAGCCGTACTCCCCCGGCCTGCGCTCCCGCGTCTGGTGGGGCGCCGGAAACCGCGACAGCGCCGCCTGGGCGGGAACGATGGGGGTGAACCTCATGTCCTCGACCCTCCTCACCGAGGACCGGGGCGTGCCCTTCGACGTGCTGCAGGCGCAGCAGATCGACGCCTTCCGCGCCGCGTGGCGCGAGGCCGGTCACCCCCGCGAGCCGCGGGTGTCGGTGAGCCGGTCGATCTTCCCGATCACCACGGCCGAGGACGAGCTGTACTTCGGCCATGCGTCCGAGGGCGAGGGCGTCGGGTACATCGACGGCATCCGCTCGACGTTCGGCAAGACCTACGCGGCATCCCCCGATGCGCTCGTCGAGCAGCTGAAGCAGGATGCCGCGATCGCCAGTGCCGACACCCTCATGCTCACGATTCCGAGCCAGCTGGGTGTTGCGTTCAACCTGCGCATCATCGAGTCGTTCGCGAAGCATGTCGCACCGGCGCTGGGATGGAAGCCGAGCACGGAAGATCGAGTCGACGCGCACGCGCTCTGA